The following proteins are co-located in the Oenanthe melanoleuca isolate GR-GAL-2019-014 chromosome 4, OMel1.0, whole genome shotgun sequence genome:
- the BMP3 gene encoding bone morphogenetic protein 3 isoform X2, with the protein MAASARWVLCLCLGWGCLCLALGDALRPRRLGLRRRAAPGAVRGGRARAAAADDGPGQRRSGRPPAADRVAEHMLRLYEQYRGGRDPPAPAGAWLRRGNTVRGFRPLPAGSPEGQEMYVFNLTSLTESENVLSASVYYYIGDLLHVKWHCSQSHGCSHHRHRKPEIQMRLSVWTFPSAGNTTQSLGHFLINVSSAYQDVLSWQWKDITQLLHEAKQKKELLISVKMDLPSHHPWGKAPSSFEPYILIYANDSAISEPESVVSTLRGHRHPVARVLPRPEGHTRSNIPNRRGKRSADVLLPLQNNELPGAKYPYGEGERWAGRKPHKAFQPQLADRARSKKKQRKSHLHRTQTLQFDEQTLKKARRKQWDEPRYCARRYLKVDFADIGWSEWIISPKSFDAYYCSGELKGQCQHEFGSGTYLDSPHTAMGSDWNT; encoded by the exons ATGGCGGCGTCGGCCCGCTgggtgctgtgcctgtgcctgggctggggctgcctgtgcctggctctgggggACGCGCTGCGGCCGCGCCGGCTCGGGCTGCGGCGCCGGGCTGCGCCGGGGGCCGTGCGGGGCGGGCGCGCCCGGGCGGCCGCTGCTGACGACGGCCCGGGGCAGCGGCGCTCCGGGCGGCCGCCGGCGGCGGACAGAGTGGCGGAGCACATGCTGCGGCTCTACGAGCAGTACCGCGGCGGCCGGGACCCACCGGCACCAGCCGGGGCCTGGCTCCGGCGGGGCAACACGGTGCGCGGCTTCCGCCCGCTGCCGGCAG GGAGCCCTGAAGGCCAGGAGATGTATGTTTTTAACTTGACATCGCTCACAGAGTCTGAAAATGTCTTGTCAGCTTCGGTGTATTATTATATTGGGGATCTGCTGCATGTGAAGTGGCACTGTTCCCAGTCCCATGGCTGTTCTCATCACAGGCACAGGAAACCTGAAATTCAGATGCGTCTTTCCGTTTGGACCTTTCCTTCAGCTGGGAACACGACTCAAAGCCTGGGACATTTCCTTATAAATGTCTCCTCAGCATACCAGGATGTCCTTTCCTGGCAGTGGAAGGATATCACGCAGCTCCTCcatgaagcaaagcaaaagaaggaaCTGCTGATCAGTGTTAAAATGGATCTGCCcagccaccatccctggggaaAAGCACCTTCCTCCTTCGAGCCCTACATCCTGATTTACGCCAACGATTCTGCTATCTCGGAGCCAGAGAGCGTTGTCTCGACTTTGCGAGGGCACCGTCATCCTGTGGCGAGGGTCCTTCCCAGGCCAGAGGGCCACACGAGGAGCAACATCCCGAATCGCCGGGGAAAGCGCTCTGCAGACGTCCTGTTGCCATTGCAGAACAACGAGCTTCCAGGAGCCAAGTACCCGTACGGCGAGGGCGAGAGGTGGGCAGGCAGAAAACCCCACAAGGCCTTCCAGCCGCAGCTAGCTGACAGGGCCAGGagcaagaaaaagcagaggaagagtcACCTGCATAGGACCCAGACTCTGCAGTTCGATGAGCAGACGCTGAAGAAGGCCAGGAGGAAGCAGTGGGACGAGCCAAGGTACTGCGCCCGGCGCTACCTCAAGGTGGATTTCGCAGACATCGGCTGGAGCGAGTGGATTATTTCCCCCAAGTCCTTCGACGCCTATTACTGCTCAGGAGAAT TAAAAGGCCAGTGCCAGCATGAGTTTGGATCTGGGACCTACCTAGATTCGCCTCACACAGCAATGGGCAGCGATTGGAACACCTAG
- the BMP3 gene encoding bone morphogenetic protein 3 isoform X1: protein MAASARWVLCLCLGWGCLCLALGDALRPRRLGLRRRAAPGAVRGGRARAAAADDGPGQRRSGRPPAADRVAEHMLRLYEQYRGGRDPPAPAGAWLRRGNTVRGFRPLPAGSPEGQEMYVFNLTSLTESENVLSASVYYYIGDLLHVKWHCSQSHGCSHHRHRKPEIQMRLSVWTFPSAGNTTQSLGHFLINVSSAYQDVLSWQWKDITQLLHEAKQKKELLISVKMDLPSHHPWGKAPSSFEPYILIYANDSAISEPESVVSTLRGHRHPVARVLPRPEGHTRSNIPNRRGKRSADVLLPLQNNELPGAKYPYGEGERWAGRKPHKAFQPQLADRARSKKKQRKSHLHRTQTLQFDEQTLKKARRKQWDEPRYCARRYLKVDFADIGWSEWIISPKSFDAYYCSGECQFPIPKAMKPSNHATIQSIVRAVGVVPGVPEPCCVPDKMSSLSILFFDENKNVVLKVYPNMTVESCACR, encoded by the exons ATGGCGGCGTCGGCCCGCTgggtgctgtgcctgtgcctgggctggggctgcctgtgcctggctctgggggACGCGCTGCGGCCGCGCCGGCTCGGGCTGCGGCGCCGGGCTGCGCCGGGGGCCGTGCGGGGCGGGCGCGCCCGGGCGGCCGCTGCTGACGACGGCCCGGGGCAGCGGCGCTCCGGGCGGCCGCCGGCGGCGGACAGAGTGGCGGAGCACATGCTGCGGCTCTACGAGCAGTACCGCGGCGGCCGGGACCCACCGGCACCAGCCGGGGCCTGGCTCCGGCGGGGCAACACGGTGCGCGGCTTCCGCCCGCTGCCGGCAG GGAGCCCTGAAGGCCAGGAGATGTATGTTTTTAACTTGACATCGCTCACAGAGTCTGAAAATGTCTTGTCAGCTTCGGTGTATTATTATATTGGGGATCTGCTGCATGTGAAGTGGCACTGTTCCCAGTCCCATGGCTGTTCTCATCACAGGCACAGGAAACCTGAAATTCAGATGCGTCTTTCCGTTTGGACCTTTCCTTCAGCTGGGAACACGACTCAAAGCCTGGGACATTTCCTTATAAATGTCTCCTCAGCATACCAGGATGTCCTTTCCTGGCAGTGGAAGGATATCACGCAGCTCCTCcatgaagcaaagcaaaagaaggaaCTGCTGATCAGTGTTAAAATGGATCTGCCcagccaccatccctggggaaAAGCACCTTCCTCCTTCGAGCCCTACATCCTGATTTACGCCAACGATTCTGCTATCTCGGAGCCAGAGAGCGTTGTCTCGACTTTGCGAGGGCACCGTCATCCTGTGGCGAGGGTCCTTCCCAGGCCAGAGGGCCACACGAGGAGCAACATCCCGAATCGCCGGGGAAAGCGCTCTGCAGACGTCCTGTTGCCATTGCAGAACAACGAGCTTCCAGGAGCCAAGTACCCGTACGGCGAGGGCGAGAGGTGGGCAGGCAGAAAACCCCACAAGGCCTTCCAGCCGCAGCTAGCTGACAGGGCCAGGagcaagaaaaagcagaggaagagtcACCTGCATAGGACCCAGACTCTGCAGTTCGATGAGCAGACGCTGAAGAAGGCCAGGAGGAAGCAGTGGGACGAGCCAAGGTACTGCGCCCGGCGCTACCTCAAGGTGGATTTCGCAGACATCGGCTGGAGCGAGTGGATTATTTCCCCCAAGTCCTTCGACGCCTATTACTGCTCAGGAGAATGTCAGTTCCCAATTCCAAAG GCCATGAAGCCGTCCAACCACGCCACCATCCAGAGCATCGTGAGGGCGGTCGGAGTCGTCCCCGGCGTTCCCGAGCCTTGCTGCGTTCCTGACAAAATGTCCTCTCTCAGTATCCTATTCTTCGACGAGAACAAAAACGTGGTTCTGAAGGTGTACCCCAACATGACAGTGGAGTCCTGTGCCTGCAGATAG